The genomic stretch ATCAATCTTTGAGCTGAGACTATAAAATTTGCAAATGGCCAAGAAAAGAATATGGGCTAAACAAAGTATATTGCACCTATCTAATATTTCTCAAGCTGAGGCTGCTCTCTTACCTGCCCTACGCTAGTAAAAGAATGGCCTTCGCCACAGTCTAAGCAAGTCCACGAAATTCCGGTGATTTAATTTGAACAAACCTGTGATAGGAAACTAAAACGGTTGGAACCAAACATGTGTTTACTCAAGATAAATGTAACTGCATAGTACCTTTTCTTTCCAGGTGTTTCCTCAACCAATGCTCTGCCAAATCTGAAACAGCAACAGTAGGCAAATCTTGAGGCAAATCGTGAGGAAATCTGAAACAGAAACAGTAGACAAATCTTGAGGCAGACCGTGAGAAAATCTGAAACAACAGTAGGCAAATCTTGAGGAAAACTCCTTGAGAAAATCTTGAGGAAAACCCCTTCACGTTTGGGAAATCTGAGTAGCAGCAGGCAAATCTTGAGGAgacgggagaaagaaagaaaaataccagGAAAATATATGGGAGCTCGCGGATCTGACGCCCGGGAAATCATGGACGAGGAAAAGGATGATTTATCCACATAAGTCACGTAATTTGCAACAATTATTTTTTTGTATAGAACGATTGTTAAATCTAACAATCAGCAGGCACCACAAACCTTATCAATCAAATGACCAATTTAAATTTGTGAGACATGAGAACAAATGGAAGCAAGCAAAAACTGAAGCTTTACTGACCTTGAGGCTAATAAATAAAAAGGGAAAAAACTATGTTAGCTAGCTGAAGCGCAGAGAATGAAAGTATTGTATGGATAGGAACATAATCCAGGGGCATCCTTATAGGTGATGGTGTAAAACACAAAATCAGTAAACTCTTATAAGTAGTCTAGAGTTATCCAGGTCATACATATAATGGTTTTTACATGCAAAGTAGTGGAAAATAGATATTAATTGTACAAATGATATTAACGCCCACATTCTGTCATTGTGTACCCAAGAAAATAGATATGGGTAACTGTGAAAAATTATAGGCACGATGCAACAAACAAAGGGAATGCAACTGTTATACTTCATCACTTCAACCGACATCCAATGGAAAAGAGAGTAGCTAAAAATCAAAAGGGAACCATCAGCCTGAAACAACTTTTTTCATCGCCGCCTCTTATTAGCGTTTCATGATTGCGCCTCCGTGTTTCGATCTCCTCCGACCTCAGCCATATATGTTACCCTCTTAATCGAAGCTACTCGCTGCCCCTGAGTCGCTGTTGCAACTGGAGGACAGGCCGCCGCTGCCACCGGCCATAAGTTATTTGACTCCCATAGTGTGTTGCGTGTAGGATGTGATTGCAAGAGTTAATCACCTAGGCTGTTGAGGCATGGGTTATCCATTCCTTTTCCTGTACTACATCAAATTCTAGAGAAACTGACTTGAGGCACCGAATAATTCTTAAATGTGTTAGTTTCCTCTTGGCCTAACCCTAGAAATCTCACTTCCTGTTTGTACGGGCAGAAATACTATGCATAGTGAAAAGTTTATTAGAGAAACATAGTTCTATAAATAAAAGTGTCAGTGCTACGAAATCATTGTATTAAAATGAAACAAACAGCCTGGCATAAAGCACTTATTACAATGAAGTTTGGCTAGTAAATGCTTATTGGTGAAAAGAAGTATCCAAGTGAGGATACTTCATCACTTTAGGTTCAAACAATGGTTAAATAACACATGCTTATATAATTCCTTCAGATTTCGGTAGAGAAAAAAATTCTTCCGGAGATTGATTTTATCAAGCTTTATATGGCATCATGTTGAAATGTGTAGCTGTTATTATTATATGGTATCCGGAGAAAGCAAAGTGGTGTGCATGTAAATGAAGAAGTGAAAGCAGTGCAAGAATATTAATTGGGTGCCAAGTGAGAAGTCTACTGACCACAAACACCTCTCATGTTCCCTCATTTAAGTGAGATGGTTACACAAGAACCATAAATTCGTTTTAACTTGGTACTGCAAGAAGCAGATGGTCCAAGCAGCTACCAACTTACTGCATTTGTGCTTCCTGGCGGTAAAGTTTGAAATAATTCCATCAGCACATTTTGAAACAATAAAATGATGCTAAATTTAATTCATAAAAAATGATGCAGTTGCCCTCGGCACACACTGAACCATGTTGACTAATGAAGGTTATACACTGCGGACGAACTTATCAAATTTTACCTTTGTGTATTAACCAcacccgagagagagagagagagagagagagagagagagagagagagagagagagagagagagagagagagagagagagagagagagattatccTACAAATCTATCACAATTCTGTTTCAGTTCAGTTTGAAGTAAATTCATACTATCATGCTATCTTTTTTAGTTGGAAGTAAACATCAAGAACTGAGTGTTAATTAATCATGTAACTGTTAACACCAAACCCATATGAGAAGTGAAGTCAAATGTTTTAATAAATAGGGTTGACTGATATCCATTTGCATCCTACATGTTAATTGCACATCTGACCTAGTTGCTTCTTAAATTTATACACGCTGAACTGTACCCACGGATTAAACAATAACCTTATTTATCTGACCGGCCTAAATTAATACATCCAGTCCAGTTTGAGCCTAGTTAAAGCCCAGCAATCTGCTTTATTTATCTGACCCCTTACAAGCAGCTGATTCAACATTGCACGTTCGAGTGTTGTTCTAGTGATTCTTGCATATTGTTCTCAGTTCACTAATATCATTTTGTACTGACACAGAGATGGCTGCATATAttcattcaaatttgaacgcTGAGCAATTGCAACTCTCTACACAACCTTCTCTCTTATAGGTTGAACGACAAACTCAAATCAGGTTATGTGCACTAAATTCAGGGGAATGATATGATAATTCAGGCCCAAAAAAGAAGGTAGTACAGAGTTAGCTTCATATTGACCATCCCTGGGTTTTGGCCAGTGAAAAACAATGGAACACAACTAACCAAGGATCGATTTGAGGGTGCTTCCCGCAAGAAACCAGTCCAAGCACACTTGCAATATCCATCAAGCCTACCATCGAGTATGGACTCCACTGCACAAGGAAAACATCAATGGTCACCAATAATGCAAAGCAACAGGTAAGCCCATCATAAGCGAAAAGAAATTTCAGATATGCAATGGCAAGAAAGTAATTTAAATTAATCACATGGCAAGCATATTCGGGAGAGTCACCTGGAGATACTCGTATTTCCGCACGGTCGACGGACACTAATTGGATCTGCATTTTATTAGCAGCAGCAAACACACGATTTTCCTGGAGTTGCCATTGCTTTAGCTGAAAAAACAACAATAATGTCTATGTTATATATCAAACAAAATGGAACATAACTACAATTTCAGGTTTACTGTGATAGTAGTGCAAATGGAACAGAACTGACAAGAATCCTATGGACCACTACATACTCATACTTATTCTCAAATTGAGTGGACTACAAAGAGGCAAACCTGGCATATTATCTCACTGCATCATAAGGAAATATTTAAACTGCATTATCAAAATAAAGAAGTCAGCATACATATAACAAAAGACACCCTATCACAAGAGAATAGAAAAGAATTGAGAACTAACATTTAATTATCCAAGCCTAAGAGCATGGAGTATAAAGTAAATGTTATATAGCTCGCACTGGCAAATTCAGACAAGGTCGACTAACCATTAATATATCCTACTTGCTGACATGTGCATAACAAAAGGAACCCTATCACAAGAGAATAGAAAACCGAGTGCATCCATTACTTGAAAGAACCCTATTATTTACATGAGCTGCATCCATTACTTGAAAGAACCCTATTATTTACATGAGCTGCTGTGAGGTCCAGGCCCTTCCATtctggccgccgccacctccgggcCTCCGCAAGAAAGTACTACTCACTCCCACAAATGATCCAAAATATACTATAAACTAAAGTATACAAACTAAGTTTCCTTGATTCATCTCCTATTGATATCTTCATGATCACTATTTATATTTCCAACACCATAAAGTGAAGTGTAAAAACCAGTATGCGAGAAGCACTACTAAAAATATTACCAACATAGCACACATGGCCTAATTAACATAATCAGGAAGCAGAGAGGCAGCACAACACCTTGAAGGTGCAGGACCCATCTGCCGCCGCCGACGACTCCCCGAGCTGCAGAACATGCCGTTGTCTGCCCCCAACCAACACCAGCCGATGTCACCGGCACACAAAATATATGTTATTTCCAGTAAATTAATGTGTCAGCTCAAATCACACACCAACCATAAGATGCATGCTTGGACAGGGGAAACAAGTATGGTAAAAAGATGCTACTCCTAGTCATTATTGCTTACTACGCAACCAATCTAGAGGCAAAAAAGCGAGATAGATTAAACAAAACTGAAAATAACTACAAATATTATCAGTATTCAATTTGGTGAACATGCGAAGAAAATTAAATTTGAGGGTAGACCAATGTAGCTGAAACTACAAATTACACAAATATAAATTAATGGCAGAATTGATTGTCATATGAAAGGTCCTGGTTTCACTCAGCAGCTTAAAAAGCGGAGGGACTGAAAGGGCTCACCTCAAAGCAGCCAAATAGAGGGCTTGATCTGTAAGCACTCTATGTGCCAAAGCAAACCGGGTAACGAAACTGCAATCAAAACACAACAATTATAGACCATAGGCATCTGAATAGCGAGCAAAATCAAGCATTGGCCTCTTTTTGGCAGTTCGGCCTTTTTAATTTTAAGATTAACATTCGGAGAAAACAAGCAACCTGACGAGAGAGCGCACATATTTGAGAAATATCATATGTAGTTGGATAGAGTACATGAGAATAAACAGGGAAAAGCTAGAGAGAAGAGGATGAGCACACACGGGGCAGCAATGGAGTCCACGAAGGCCAATGGTGGTTGTTGTCGCTCTCGGTGAATCCCTAGACATCCAAACTCTAGCtgcgaaataaaataaaattagggTGGTAGGAATCAAAAGGAGTCAgtaaaaataaagagaagatgatgCTTCCAGGGGGAGAGAAAGAGCTCATTTGTGTCAAATGGGATGCTCTTCTCTGACCTTGTGCAAAGACTGGCCGTCGCCACCCTCCACAGGACGCGCTCCAGCAGTGCCTCCTCTCGCCCGCCACCACCATCGTCTCGTCCGCCTCCATCGCGCTCGTCAGTcatcctccacgccgccgcccatCTCGCGGACGCGCTCCGAGACCTGCTCCCACCCGACATCGCGCCATCCAATTCATCCAATATTAGGCCTGACTATGCAACACGATAGATGAATCCACCACATAACATTAGAAAAATAATGATGATGCAACAAAAATCTCTAAATGAGCCACAATCCCGTTATTCCAACTACATCTAATTCTTACAGTAATCAGGCAGTCATGGACTTTAATTTATAAACTTTAATAAGCCAATTCTGCAACCAACCTATATTCTGAAAATCACCCATTGATAGAAATACGAGAGGATGCTGCAGGTAGGCACAGTCACCAAAGATGAACGGAACAATCCCTACTCGAGCTCATTGCAGATCCTTCAAAGCCTGCCGCTGCACATATATAAAAAGGGAAAAGACCAAATCAGCTCAACAGATTCACCAAACAACAAATCAAGAAACGGAAACCAGCAGCAGCACAAGAAAGCTCTGAACAAAAGAAGGTGCCTCCCTTGAACGACAAGAGAAGTGCGCCTGGCTTGAATGTGTACCTGTGCTGATGGTCGATGGGCGCCGCCGCTGCGGGTTTCTTGACCGCATCCGAGGGCCGGCCTGCTCAAGAGAAGGAGCGGCGCCACGCCGCGtgctcctccgctccctcctcctgctcctccccgcGCTCTCCCCCTGACGGCCCGCACCAGCTCCACAGCCTCTCCACGCCCGAACTCGACGCCGCACTCTGTGGCCACGCAGAAGGTCGCCGCCGCCAGCTTGGCGCGCATCGCGTGCCACCGCTGCTGCCGCGTCCAGCAGCCGCCGTCGCTCAACGCGCggtccctgccgccgccggctcccGCGTCAAGCGACGCGCGGCGGGGAATCGAAGCCGGGGATGCGCCGTCGCCGCTGCCCGGTCGATGCGCCGTCGCCGGTTCTGGTCTCCCCCGCGCAAGATCCTCTTCGCGTCGGCGCAGGCACAGCGAGGGAGAGCGCGCGAGGagacggcgatggcggcgcgggagggagaggAATGGGAGAGCCAGGGGATTGGAGGAGGCGGCTgattgggggaggaggagaggaggtggGGGACGTCATCTAGGTTTTCACCCGTCCAAGAAAACGAAGGCGACGCGAAATGCTGCCGTATCTGTCTCTTGTTGGCGGCCCCGCACGCTTTCGGGCCCGAGTGTCATGGACCGTTAATGAGTAGCGTCAGGTCGAAAAAGAAAATACCGCATCTAACGGCCAGGGTGAAACATGGGTTCGCGAATTCACTGTACAGGGTAAATCGGACGACCAGGATGGTTTTGCCCCTTTTGAGGCCTCCTGGAGGCGGGTACTCTtggaacatttataggagaaatactcacatgttttacataccctttatatcattttgatgccttttccggcactaacctattaacaagatgccgaagcgccagttcatgttttctgctgtttttggtttcagaaatcctacacatgaaatattctcggaattagacgaaacaaaaggccacgttcctattttccagaggcttcacggagtccgaaggagagacgaaggggggccacgaggtgcccacaccctaggggggcgcggcccacccctctgccgcgccaccaggtggggagcccacctcgggactccaccgacatcgccccttcacctatatattcttccgtctccgaaaaccctacgagaatcgacgatattccacgaagagttccgtagccgccaccatcgcgaatacaagtttcgggggacagaatctctgttccggcgcgccgccgggacggggaattgcccccagagtcatctccatcgacaccaccaccatctccatcgccgttgctgtctcccatgatgaggagggagtagttctcccccgaggctgagggctctaccggtagctatgtggttcatctctccctcccatggtgtgatctttatgtgatcatgagctttgtatcactattaatctatgtgttactctagtgatgttattaaagtagtctattcctcctccatgatgtaaagttgacagcgtgtgcatcatgtagtacttggcataggttatgattgtgatctcttgtagattatgaagttaactattactatgatagtattgatgtgatctattccccctttcatagctattattgacagtgtgtatgctatgttagtactcggtctaaattgcaacggtctattatgcactctagaggttactttaatatgaactccggattcactctccacggtgtgatggtgacagtgtgcgcatcgtgtgtgattcctttatgaagttgtggagtttgtttactccggcttgaggtgtgcttttgtagccctacacaatgaatggtgtttgttatccaataagagagtgtttgagagtaacatttatttatttaattatgtgatcattgttgagactgtccactagtgaaagtatgatccataggccttgtttctaagcattgaaacaccgtttccaacaagttctgctacatgttttcttgctgccatttttatttcagattgcaattactacttataatcatccatattacttgtatttcactatctcttcgccgaactagtgcacctatacatctgacaagtgtattaggtgtgttggggacacaagagacttcttgtatcttaattgcagggttgcttgagagggatatctttgacctctacctccttgtGTTCGatatgttgtgaaatgtatatgtggattgcctagccatttccatcagttcggacttttggttcaagtggctagtgcatgaagcttaacatggtatcagagccccaggtctcaagttcaaatccttgctttcacatggttttcgcaattaagcctaaaaattgttgttgttcATGGTTTTCGTAATTAAGTCTAAAAATTGATGttgtccccctctttagccaccgttgatgccctgtttcggtgtgctcttcttctttcacgtgttgactttctcttctcccgtcacacgcgagtgggggtgttgtgaaatgtatatgtggattgcctagccttttccatcagttcggacttttggttcaagtggctagtgcatgaagcttaacacgataaaccttgggtgattcacttaagggaaacttgctgctgttgtacaaacctctgctcttggaggcccaacactgtctacaggaataaaagtgtgcgtagacatcagtgggtaACTGCTAGGTGGGCTATTGAGGACAAGGGAGGGCCGCGGACACGGTCCGCCGGCCCCCATTTCCATTTCATATTTGGGCTCAAAATGGGGTCGTCGACCCTTCCCCAAGACAACAGTTTGGGGCAGCGGTTGGGTGATAGATCGGTCGTGTTTGGCAAGCCGTGTTATGATTTGCCCTACTAGATTTCATTTCTGGGGTCCGCTCCCAGGGATACACCTTAGGAATTTTAGAAGAGGTGCATAATAtgtcttttttcttttcattttagaTTTTAAAACATTCTGTTTCCGATAGCAAAGGCCAACATATGACATAGTGGCACGGCAATACAGCAAATGACTTTCTCTCGATGTCCAAGGGACTACGTAAAATATATGCAGTTCATTCGTAACGAGGCTTCTCAAGTCCTGTCACTTTCTTACTTTTGTCTTCCCTGTTCATTTTCTTTACGTTTCAGCGGCAAGACCGTGTGGTTCCCGCGTTGCGTAGACCTTGCACCAAGCTAGACAAGTCTTGCTGATAACGATCAGAGGTAGCGTAGTACATAACACAACGCGTTTTGCTATATAATTAACAATCAAATGGATCACTATTACTTTAACGATGTTCTTTCAAGACTGCGACGTTGACTTGCAGCCAAGGTTCACCCACATGTGCTACAAAACCATTTGATGCTTAATAATAGCACTTAACAATAACGGGCTACCTATCGATTAAACATGGAAAAACTTCAAGGATCGAACACCTACGTCAACCACTGCCCATCAGCGAGGCCGCCTATGTTTTTGAAACTGCATGTGTGCATGAACTAGGTTCTGCTTTCCAAATGACATAAAGACACAGTTTACGACTGCTAAACTGTGGTGCGCAATTGCACTTTGGTCCACACGTCCATTCGTCCAATCACAGCCCAAGAGGGAAGAAATCCGCCGGAACCAAACAGACGACCTACACAGCCGTCCTGTGTTTATAAACTTACCGTCAACACCATTGTCCTTTTGCTTCCAGTTATAAAACATCTCTGATTCTCAATCAACTTAGAAAAGTTAAACATTTGTATATATACCCCATCGCCTTCGTAGGTATCTGATCGAAGACCTTATATATCGAGCCCATGAGCACGCAACTTCCAACTTATAGCTAGCCTCCGTCTACACACGCGCGTGCTCATGTCAACAGCGCCGCGACAGAGCCAGCAGCAGCGCCACCGGAGGCTCCGGCTGCGGCGCGTGTTCGACCTCTTCGACTGCGATGGCGACGGCGTCATCACTCAGGCCGAGTTGTCGGGCGCGCTTGGCCGCCTCGGTCTCGCCCTCGGCGCGCAGGCGGGCGCGCTGGACTCAGTCGTCGCCGCGTACATTGCGCCCGGCATGCCGGGCCTACGGTTCGCGGACTTCGAGGCGCTCCACGACGAGCTAGACGGCGGCGAAGGCGaagggccggaggaggaggacgaggagagaGAGATGAGGGAGGCGTTCGCGGTGTTCGACGAGAACGGCGACGGGTACATCTCCgcggcggagctgcaggccgtGCTGGGGCGGATGGGGATGCCGGAGGCAGGGAGCATGGCGCGGGTGCAGGACATGATCGCCGCGCATGACCGGGACAGCGATGGCCGAGTCGACTTCCAGGAGTTCAAGGCTATGATGGCTGACGGTAATGGCGTGTAGGCCTAGCTAATCGAGAACTGGATTTCTCGTTCAAAGCCATGCGTGTGCTCTTGTGTATATAGTCTTGTAGCCTTTTGTAATCAAACGTCTCCCGGTGGGCAATTAGGATTTCTTCTTTATTTGGGGTTGTGTGTCTAAGTCTAACTGTCCGTTCGCTTGGCAGGAAATGTACAAGGGTGATAAAAATGGTCGCCGTTTCCACTTACCATTGCTACACATgaactctggatttggcactccttctttggtatgtcgggatccaacaacgacatcaacgtcttgtaGTGCTCGCTGATCTTCTCCAAGATTGTTGATggtcatgttccccaggttgactTTGTAAAAATAGGCCAAATATTAGCTAAAATTTGTCAAATACGTCGAAATGTGAGTTTATTTGTGAAATAAAGCCAAATACGTCGATCGTCGGGCGCCTAGCTGGGGAGACGGCTGGAAGGTCGGCACTCCCCACACCAAACTTTCGTCAAAGCCGACGGTAATTCACCCCAGATTtggccgtggggagcgccaacggctggaggtgctctaaACTCGACCTACGCTTTGGCTACCATCAAATCCGGATGAAAACTAATGACATACACAAAAGGCTTTCTCCACTCACCTTGGCCACTACGAGTAATCGGTGATACAGTTTGAATTGAGTAACGATTCCTGCCACATTTCAAGAGCTCATGAACTACAATTTTTCCCAATATATCATAAGCTTGTGCTTGTCTTCTTCTTGACATCCTCATCGACAATAGATCTCCTCAAGAGCTCAAAAGACACCTCTGTCTTGTGCTCCAAACCTTGAAAGTCCATGACTTGAAAACCAAACTCAACAAGTGCTCTTTTGGTCAGCCAAAGGTAGAATATTTAGGCCATGTTATTTCGGCTGAGGGGTTGCCACTGATCTAGTGAAAATTAAGGATATTCTGCAGTGGAAAGAGAGTCAACTTGAAGAAGCTTCGAGGATTCCTTGGTTTAACTGGTTATTACTGCCGCTTCATCAAGGGCTATGCTACCATCTGTGAGCCTTTGCACAAAGCTCTCAAAAAGGGTGATTTTGCTTGGGGACCAGAACAACAAGCAAGATTTTCTCAATTGAAACTGGCCATGACAACATCACCTCTCCTTGCATTACCTAATATCCAGAAGCCTTTCACTCTAGAGACAGCTTGTACTACTGAGATTGGAGCAGTGATCATGCAAGAAGGGAAACCGATTTCTTTATTTAGCAAAGGATTAGGTCCAGTGAACGGTGCACTCTCTATATATGAGAAAGAAGCAATGGAAAACTTGCAAGCCTTAAAAAAATGGAGCCATTACTTCCTTGGAAACAAAGTGGTTATCAAAACAGATCAAAATATTTTAAAGTATCTGAGTAGTCAAAGGTTGATCGAGGGGATTCAACACAAACTGATGCTCAAGCTATTGTAGTTTGACTATCCAATAGAATATAAAAAGGGGTTGAAAATACAGCTGATGATGCCTTGTCTCGATAGTTCCAGTCCAGCGAAGATGGTTCCTGTTCTAGTACTATCTCTCAAGCCATACCAACTTGGGTAGAAGATATCACAACTTCATATGAAGGTGATGAACATTGCACCAACTTACTCTAAGAACTAGCAATCAACAAAGACAACCCGAGATTTTCCCTCCAAGCTGGTATTCTCATATACAAGGGCAAATTAAACATTGGGAAGAACGCTAATTTAAGAGAGCGGATATTCCATGCCTTCCACTCTTCTGTGATAGGTGGCCACTCCGGCAGCAGGGTCACCCATCACAGGCTGAAAAACTTATATTGGCAACATCTAAAGCAATTCATCGCTCAACAAGTTGTGGAATGTCCCATCCGTTAGGTTTCCAAGATAGAAAAGGTGCAGTACCCGGGACTCCTCAACCCTCTACCTATACCTAAGATCAAGTGGTCAGAGATTCGCATCGATTTCGTCGAGGGATTGCCGAAATCAAAGTGAAAGGATGTCATATTGGTAGTCATCGACTGTTTTACCAAGTACACTCATTTCTTACCTCTCTCACATCCATATATATACAACCCACAATGTTGCCTCCCCATTCATAGAAACATTTTTTTAATCCATGGTCCACCATCAGTCATTGTTAGTGATAGAGACACAGTCTTCACAAGAACAATTTGGAAGGATATTTTCTTAGCATTACATCTCTCTTCGAAATTCTCCATAGAACACCACCCGGAGACAGATGGGCAAACAGAGAGGATCAACTAATGCCTCGAGCAATACCTACGCTGCATGGCTTTCAATGAACCAAGGAAATGGTGTGATTGGTTACCAGCAACTGAACTATGGTACAACTACTCTTATCACACAACAATTAAGATGTACCCCTTCGAAGATCTATATGGAAATGCTTATCTAATCTGAGGTGTAGCTGCTCCTGAATGGACCAATAGCATTCAGCCATATGCCTCACGTCCTTGTGTTCTGGGGTGTAGTTTAGAGAGAGAAGTCTAATTTGCCCCCCAAACTTGTCCTAAAGTTTATTTTACAACCCTTGACTCTTATTTGGTTCAAGTTTCACCCTTGTACTCCAAAAGCCGCTTGGAATACACCCGTTTCATAGCTTGACATGTTTATGCCGGTTTTATTGACAAACCAGGCGGGTTTTTTTCCTGTATTTTAACTCAACATATCCATACATGTAATGACTATTGAGACCTCACATGTGAAAAAAAAACTGTAGACGTGGTAATTACCACGGTGAAGGGATGTACTATGAACAGTTTTAATAGTTTAGGGTCGAAACTTTAACCAAATTAGAGTttagggttgcaaactaaactttgagacaagtttgagggggttgatacgtcccaaacgtatctataatttcttatgttccatgctacttttatgatgatactcacatgttttatacacattatatgtcattattatgcatattccgacactaacctattgacgagat from Lolium rigidum isolate FL_2022 chromosome 4, APGP_CSIRO_Lrig_0.1, whole genome shotgun sequence encodes the following:
- the LOC124646409 gene encoding probable calcium-binding protein CML21 — translated: MSTAPRQSQQQRHRRLRLRRVFDLFDCDGDGVITQAELSGALGRLGLALGAQAGALDSVVAAYIAPGMPGLRFADFEALHDELDGGEGEGPEEEDEEREMREAFAVFDENGDGYISAAELQAVLGRMGMPEAGSMARVQDMIAAHDRDSDGRVDFQEFKAMMADGNGV